The uncultured Bacteroides sp. genome includes the window GCATTTTAACAATTTCCTCAATATAACTTACTTGTAAGTAGAGTAAGCCAAGGAAAGAAAGTCCCATAACGATACCTAAAATCCAAATTGTTGACTTTTTCATGGTCACAAAATTAACACTCCCTAATTAACATACCTAACAGATTAACCTCATTTAACCGCATATCGCCCATAATTAACCTAAAGAATATTTTTAGGTGGTGTTTTGAGCATTATAACAAAATCGACATGCTTTTAGTTTGCTAATTTAATAAAAAATTAAAGATTCCAATTGCCAAAGCAAATGTTTATGTTTCATAAATAAAAGCCGTCACTTCTTAATTAACAAAAGAAATGACGACTTTATTTTATTTTACCAACAAAACTACTCTTCGGCATGCTTAACTTCAAACTCTTTAATCAGTTTATCTTGTATATCCGCCGGAACAAGTTCATAACTGGCAAATTTCATAATAAATGAAGCCCTTCCGCCTGTCAAAGAACTAAGTGTAGTAGAATAAGACGACATTTCTTTCAAGGGTACCTTTGCTATCAGTTTTTCAAAAGATTTTTCACTATTCATTCCCATAATCATAGCACGCCTGCCTTGAAGTTCACCCATTACATCGCCCATTTTATCTGACGGAACGAATATTTCAACATCATAAATAGGTTCCAATATCTTAGGCCCGGCATTTTTAAAAGCTTCGCTAAAAGCATTTCGCCCCGCAAGCATAAAAGAGATTTCATTCGAATCAACCGGATGCATCTTGCCATCATATACTATAACACGCACATCTCTGGCATACGAACCGGTTAATGGACCTTGTTCCATACGTGCCATAACTCCTTTTAAAATGGCAGGCATAAAACGATTATCAATCGAACCGCCCACAATGCTATTGATAAAGATTAATTTCCCTCCCCATTCAAGTTTAATTTCTTCAGTACCCCGCACACTTATTTTAAATTCCTGTCCATTGAATTTATAGATATCCGGCACAGGCATTCCTTCTTTATAAGGCTCAACAATAAGATGAACCTCTCCAAACTGCCCCGCCCCACCGGATTGTTTCTTATGTCTATAATCAGCTCTGGCTGCCTTCGTTATTGTCTCCCGATATGGGATTTTAGGTTCCTCGAATTTAATTTGCAGTTTGTCATTGTTCTCTAACCGCCATTTTAGGGTACGCAGATGAAACTCTCCCTGCCCATGTACAAGCGTTTGCTTTAATTCTTTAGATTGCTCCACCACCCAGGTAGGATCTTCCTCGCGCATACGAGTAAGAATACCCATCATTTTCTCGACATCCGCTTCATTTACCGGTTTTATTGCCCGCGTATATCTAGAATTAGGATATTTTATAAAGCTAAATCTATAATTGCAATTTTTGTCATTCAGCGTATTTCCCGTTTTTACTTCTTTCAACTTAACAGCTGCGCCTATATCCCCTGCCTGAAGCTCTTCCACTTTTGTTCTATTGGCTCCTGCCACTACATACATTTGCGTTATACGTTCCTTTGATCCTCTATCTGCATTCAGTAAGTCATCTCCCTCTTTTACCTTGCCACTCATTACTTTAAAATAAGATACTTCACCAATATGAGGCTCCACACTTGTCTTAAAGAAATACAAAGAAGTGGGTCCATTCACATCAGGTTCAATCTCTTTTCCATCCGTATTAATCACTTTATCCATTTCCGATACAAATGGAACTACATTTCCCAAGAATTCCATTAATCGACGGGTTCCCATATCTCTTCCGGCACAAACGCAGAAAACAGGGAACATGCCACGACTAGAAAGCCCCTTACGAATGCCCTCACGCATTTCATCTTCACTAAGAGTTTCTTGTTCAAAGAATTTTTCCATTAGTTCTTCATCATTTTCAGCCGCCGCTTCCACCAAAAATTTGTGCATTTTCATCGCCTTATCCATTTCCTCCATCGGGATATCCTCTATAAGAGGAGTTCCTCCCTCAGGTTTCCATGAATATTTTTTCATTAGCAGCACATCAATAAGCGCATTAAAATCAGGACCAGTGGCTATAGGGTATTGAATAGGAACCACCTTAGAACCATAAGCTTCTTTAAGTTGCTCAAGTATATTATCATAGTCACATTTATCGTTATCGAGCTGATTAACAACAAAAGCAACCGGTTTATTAAGCTTTTCAGTATATCGGAAGTGATTCTCTGTACCAACCTCAACACCATATCGCCCGTTCAAAAGAAGCACGGCAGAATCGGCTACATTCAAAGCGGTAACGACACTTCCCACAAAATCATCTGAACCCGGACAATCTATCATGTTCAGCTTTCTATTATTCCATTCAACATGGAATAGGGTGGAAAAAACAGAGTAACCATATTCCTGTTCTACAGGAAAATAGTCACTCACCGTATTTTTTGCGGCAATAGTTCCGCGACGCTTTATAATACCACCCTCGAAAAGCAAAGCTTCAGCGAGAGTGGTTTTCCCAGAGCCAGAACTGCCCAATAGGGCAATGTTCTTAATTTCACTTGTTTGATATACTTTCATGACATATAAGATTTAAATAATTATCTCAAAATGTACTTCTTGCATATATAGTTGAAGTCACGCGCAAATTATAAATTAATACAATTAAAAACAATAATTGGCCCGTGTTTATAAACAATGTTATGCAACACATCCACTCGATCTTTATAATTTACTATCTTTACCGCCAAATAAAATAATTAAGCAAAAGACAGCATCAAAATCACTCTTTTAATCAGAAAAACATCAGCGATTCCATTCAAAGAACCATCATTTATAATAAAAAAAACCTCATAATGGCAGGCATCTATCTACATATCCCTTTTTGTAAAACCCGTTGTATCTACTGCGATTTCTACTCCAGCACACAGAGTAATCTGATAAAAGATTACATCTCAGCGCTCTGCCGTGAATTAGAGATGAGAAAAGAATATCTACAAGATGAGAGCATAGAGACAATCTATTTTGGCGGAGGCACCCCCTCATTGCTCTCTGAAAAAGATTTTCACCAGATATTTGATATAATAGAGCATACATACGGATTATCTGCCTGCAAAGAGATAACTCTCGAAGCTAATCCTGACGATTTGAGTCCGGAATATCTGGAAACCCTTTCTCATCTTCCTTTTAATCGTATCAGCATTGGCATACAAACATTCAATAATGCTACATTGAGGCTTCTAAAGCGACGCCACAATGCGGAGCAAGCAATCAGAGCTGTTGAACATTGCCGACAGGCCGGATTCAATAACATCAGCATAGACCTTATATATGGTTTACCGGGAGAAACAGAAGAAACATGGCAAAAAGATTTAGAGCAAGCCATCTCACTCAATGTTGAACACATCTCAGCCTACCACCTCACTTATGAGAAAGGTACACCTATATATAATATGCTGCAAAAGAAACAGATTAAAGAGGTTGACGAAGAAAGCAGTATTCGCTTCTTCACTCTATTAGTAAACAACCTCACCGCAGCAGGATATGAACACTATGAGATATCAAACTTCTGCCTTCCCGAAAAGTATTCCCGTCATAACACCTCATATTGGAAAGGGATAAAATATTTAGGTTGCGGCCCGTCTGCTCATTCATTTGATGGTGAAACAAGAGAATGGAATGTTTCTTCCATAACATCTTATATAAAAGGTATAAATACCAATGAACGATCTTACAAAACAGAACATCTGGATACCAACACCCGATATAACGAATTAATTATAACCTCAATACGTACTCGCTGGGGACTGTCACTAGAGCAGGTAAGCCTCACTTTTGGCCAAAATTACTTGGATTATTGCTTAAGCATGGCCAGAAAGTTTATAGAAAACGGGCAGCTGGAAATACTAAACGAACATTTAAAACTGACGGAAGAAGGAATCTTTATCTCCGACGGAATCATGAGCGAATTACTCAAAGTGGAAGACTGAGCACGCAAACGAACAACTATATCCCCTCCATTAGCTATGTGCCAGCGAATGTTTTATCACTAATATTACAAACATGTTTCATATTTATCGCCTAAAAAGCTCTTTTATTGACCAAATGCTTGATATATATCAAATAAACATGCTATATAACATATTTTTAGGGCGATTCCTTTTTATGTTATAAAACATATGTATATCTTTGCAGAGGTAAAAGGAAACAAGCTAAGCGCTTGGATCTGTTTTCAATAGATATTAGTTTTTAAGTTTTTAGGTATAACAAATTAAAAAGTAGGTATTATGAAACGTTTAGGATTAACATTAGTGGCAGCATTCTGCCTCGCTGCCGGTACTTTTGCAGCAGGAAATCAACCTACGACTGCAAAATGGGAAGGTAACATCAACGTTAGCAAGTTGAGCAATTATTTGAAACTGTCGTCAACTCAAACAGAAGAAGTAGCTAACATCTGCGATTATTTCACTGAACAGATGGGCAAAGCTACCAATTCTACTAAAAAGCAAGATGAGTTGCTTAAAAATGCAGTATACGGTAATCTGAAATTAATGAAAAGAACTCTTTCTTCAGAACAGTATAGCAAATACAATACACTTCTGAACATCACTTTGCAAAACAAAGGTATAGAGTTGAAATAAGATCTTTCTTTAATTAGATCATAAAGGTATTCACCGAACATGCCCAATTACACTGGCTAGTCCGGTGTTTTGTTTTTTATACCCTAATAATCATTTTGATTCCACATTCTATTTTCATATTACATTTTGATTGCATGTTAACGATTAAAATGGAACAAATAGACAAAACAGTTGATTTAGATCAAAAAATGATCTATTATCAGCAAATATACGCCACAACGTTTTTATGTTATAAAACATATACATACCTTTGCAGAGGTAAAAAGAAAAACTAAGCGCTTAGACCTGTTTTTCAATAGGTATTAGTTTTTTAAGTTTTTAGGTATAACAAATTAAAAAGTAGGTATTATGAAACGTTTAGGATTAACATTAGTGGCAGCATTCTGCCTCGCTGCCAGTACTTTTGCAGCAGGAAATCAACCTACGACTGCAAAATGGGAAGGTAACATCAACGTTAGCAAGTTGAGCAATTATTTGAAACTGTCGTCAACTCAGACAGAAGAAGTAGCTAACATCTGCGATTATTTCACTGAACAGATGGGTAGAATCTCTAATTCGACAAAAAAACAAGATGAGTTGCTTAAAAATGCAGTATACGGTAATTTGAAGCTGATGAAGAAGACTCTTACTAGCGAACAATATAGTAAGTACGCTACACTTCTGAACATCACTTTACAAAACAAAGGCATCGAATTGAAATAAAATTCAATAGATTATATATAAAAAGGGTATTGCAGCTTTAGCTTGTAATACCCTTTTTTTATATTCATTATTTTATAGTAACCATGGTAGCGCCAAAACCATATTCCTGAAACGATGCATCCTGAAACCGGCACGTAGTATACTTATGCTTCAATTCATCCACCACTGCTTTTCGCAATACTCCATCACCTTTTCCGTGTATAAAAACAATCTTCTGTTCGCGTTTGTCTTTATATTGTTCCATCACTTCACGAAATTTATCCAGCTGATAATTCAATATTTCAGTATTGCTCATGCCATTTGTCGTATCAAGCAATTCATTGATGTGAAGATCCACCTCTATCACCGCATTCTTCGCTTCATGCTTCACAAGAGGTTGCGATTTTGGCTTATCATCTATGCTCCTTTTCTGAAACAGTGCCGCCTGAAGTTCTTCAGCCGAGACATATACCTGCTTCAACGGAATATCATCTTTTACAATATCATAGATTAAAGCCGGTTCCTCAAAGTAAACTGATTCACGAAATGTATGCAACTTATAGAATTTAACCGTGTCAATGCGCAGTTCCACACTTACAGCAGGCTTTTGAACAAACGTTTTATCGTTTTTGAACGCAAGCAACTGCACAGATAACCGTTCCATGTCATTCAAAACATCTTTGGCAAATTCTTCAAGCAGAAGTTTGGTGTTAGGTTCCAACAAGCCATGCGAGCGGGTTTTCCAAGCCTTACCTTCGGCACTCAGATATGTATAATACATGTAATAGTTGCTATCATTTACCAAATAAGCATCAAACGTGGTATTACTAATGGTTTTCACATCACCGGGCACAAACGCAAGAGCTACATTCAAACTATCTCCCCCACTCATTTCTATTGATCGGGTAGTTATTTCCGGTTTAGAAACCCTGACTTCTTCTTGCTTTGAAGGCGGAGTTTGGGTTGGCCTCCGCTTCAAGTTATAATCATCTGTTTCTATCACTACACACTCACGAGCAAGCATTGGAATGTCAAAGCCATCGGCATCTTCTATCAACGCAATGTCTTTGCCTTGAAAACCTTTCACGATTCCCCCGCCTACTTCGCTGAGAAAGCGTACCTTATCTCCTATTTTCATAAGCTCATTTACTGATTTAATTCTTTATATCAGCAAATATCGCTACTTTTGCCGAGGAAAGAAAGGAATCATGAAAGAAAACCCGAAACATATACGAATCAGTGAATATAACTATCCACTACCCGATGAGCGCATCGCCAAATTTCCTCTACCGGTAAGAGACCAATCAAAATTACTGATCTACCGTCAGGGCAAAGTCAGTGAAGATGTATTTACTTCACTCCCAACCTATTTACCTCAGGGAAGTCTATTGATATTTAATAATACCAAAGTCATTCAGGCCCGGCTTCATTTCCACAAAGAAACGGGTGCTTTAATTGAGGTGTTTTGTTTAGAGCCTATCGAGCCAAGTGACTATGCACTCAACTTTCAACAAACCGGACACGCTGCCTGGCTATGCATGATTGGGAATCTAAAGAAATGGAAAGAAGGCAATCTGCATAAAGTAATGAACGTAAAAGGCAAAGAGATTATTCTTACTGCCTCCAGGGGCGAATGTCGTGGAACGAGCCATTGGATAGATTTTATATGGAACAACACAAAAGTAACCTTTGCCGACATACTGGAAGTGTTTGGCGAGTTACCCATTCCTCCTTATTTAAACAGAGAGACGCAGGAGAGTGATAAGGAAACCTACCAAACCGTTTATTCAAAAATAAAAGGATCGGTAGCCGCTCCCACCGCAGGCCTGCACTTCACCTCCAGGGTACTCAATGACCTGAAGGATAGAGGGATAGATTCTGAAGAACTAACCTTGCATGTAGGGGCCGGCACTTTTAAGCCGGTAAAAAGTGAGGAAATAGAAGGGCACGAAATGCATACCGAATATATTTCGGTGTCACGTACCACCTTGCAAAAGCTCATTGAGCATAAAGCCGAAGCCATCGCCGTGGGCACCACTTCTGTCCGGACATTAGAAAGCTTGTATTATATAGGAACCACGCTTGCTCACAAGCCCGATGCACAGGAAAGTGAGCTCCACATTCGCCAATGGCAACCCTACGAAACCGACCGGCAATCACAAGAAAAAGCCGTGCCCCCCATCGAAGCGTTACAGTGCATCATCCGCTATCTGGATCATAATAACATGGAAACATTGCACACCAGCACCCAAATTATTATTGCACCCGGATACGAATATAAAATTGTGAAAACCATGATTACCAACTTTCACCAACCACAAAGTACCCTATTGTTACTTGTATCGGCCTTTGTAAAAGGTAACTGGCGCACGATATACGACTACGCGCTAAGTCACAATTTTCGTTTTTTAAGCTATGGAGATTCTTCACTTTTAATACCCTAAAAAGATAAACAGTTATGAATCAAGACAATAATCAAGAGCTTTTCCCTATAGTAGACGAAGAAGGGAACGTCATCGGTTCGGCCACCCGCAGCGAATGCCACAGTGGCAGCAAGCTACTGCATCCTGTCATTCATTTGCATGTGTTCAATTCCAAAGGAGAACTTTACCTACAAAAGCGCCCGGCATGGAAAGATGTGCAACCTGCAAAATGGGATACATCGGTCGGTGGACATGTCGACTTAGGAGAAAGCGTTGAAATAGCACTGAACAGAGAAGCGCAGGAAGAACTGGGCATCAGCGACTTTGTTGCAGAAAAGCTAGCACACTACGTCTTTGAATCCGCCCGCGAACGAGAATTGGTTTTTGCACACAAAACCACATACGATGGACCAATCACGCCCAGTGACGAACTGGACGGAGGCCGTTTTTGGAGCATCGAAGAGATAAAAGCCCAAATGGGCAAAGACGTTTTCACACCCAATTTTGAAGGAGAGATAGAAAGAACTCATCTCTTTTAAAGAAGAGTATAAAAAGATGAAAGCTTATACCAAAGAAGAAGCTACCGAACGGATAAACCAACTGGCAGCTGCCGGAAAGGAATTTGCATTCATCATAAACTATAAGCAGGATTGCTCTTACATTGAAGAGCCCGATAACATTGATCCGACAGAATGGCTCTACAACCTGAATGGTTTTACTAACTACCGGGAAGCCGTGAAACCAACGCCCAGCAGAGAAAACATCCTCTGGCAATCTTACCCTAACTCTTTCTCTGCTTACCAGCAATCATTCAATATTGTACGCAAAAACATCTTAGTGGGAAACAGCTTCCTGGTAAACCTGACTTGTTCTACCCCTGTATCTACAAACTTAAACCTGAAAGAGATTTTTTATCAATCAAAAGCACTCTATAAACTTTGGCTGAAGGATCGTTTTGTCTGCTTCTCGCCCGAAATATTCGTGCGCATAAGCCGAGGACAAATTTATGCTTATCCGATGAAGGGAACCATAGATGCTACATTGCCTAAAGCCAAAGAGCAACTAATGAATGATGTTAAAGAAGCTGCCGAGCACGCCACCATTACAGACCTCATCCGTAATGACCTAAGCATAGTAGCCGAGCAAGTGGAAGTGCTTCGTTACCGATACGTCGATCGGTTACAAACTAATCGGGGTTCCATCTTGCAAACCAGTTCGGAAATCAAAGGAAAACTACCCTATGATTATCTTTTGTATCTGGGCAACATACTCTTTAAACTACTTCCAGCAGGTTCCATTACCGGAGCACCGAAGCTTAAAACCATAGAAATTATAGCAGAGGCCGAAGAGCATGAACGCAGCTTTTATACCGGTATTATGGGATACTTTGATGGGAAAAGCATTGATAGTTCCGTTATGATACGCTTCATCGAACAACGAAACAATCGGCTCTTTTTTAAAAGCGGCGGTGGCATCACCAGCCAAAGCAATGTAAATAGTGAATACCAAGAAATGATACAAAAAGTTTATGTGCCCATTTATTGAAACCATACGGATAGAAGACGGAGTTGCGTGCAATCTCGCATACCACAATCAACGGATGAATCAGACGCGTGCAGACCATTTCGTACAGTCAACGCCTCTCGATGTACGCGATTACATCACACTTCCGCAGCACAAAAATCAAGATCGCATAAAATGCAGAGTAGTTTACAGCAACTCTATTGAAGAGGTGACTTATATCCCGTACACATTACGTCACGTCAATACCTTGCAGATCGTCTATTCAGACACTATAGACTATCACTACAAAAGCACAGATAGAGAAGCGCTCAATCAACTCTTCACACAGAAAAAATCACAAGACGAGATTCTGATTGTAAAAAACGGTTTGCTAACCGATACCTCCATAGCCAACATCGCTCTTTTTGATGGATACAAATGGTACACCCCCTCTACACCACTGCTGAAAGGTACTCAAAGAGCCTTTCTGCTTGATAAAGCAATGATGCACGAAGAAGAAATTGACATTGAACAACTCTTTTCCTACAAACAGATAGCCTTATTTAATGCCATGATTCCTTTTGGAGAAATCATTATTCAGATAGATAAGGAGCACATGCATTTCTAAATTCAACAAAGCCTGTTCTTATTCTAACTTCATAGAGCAAGTTAGCCAAATCATTTTAACCAGTTAACTAAGCTTTTCGAACAGTAAGATTACTTCATCACGCAACTGTGTGACGAATATCATGCAATTGAGTGATATGCATCATGCATCTGAATGATTAACATCATACAACTATATGACTTAAAAATATTCACATTAAAGGAGGTTAGCCAACGTGTGAAAAAACAATAGACTATCTGATAGATTACTCTATTCACACAACATTAAGCAAAGAAGCAAAATACAGACAGATAAAAGACCATTAAGCACAAGCATTTGTATATAACAGAAAAATAGCATGGCAACAAAAAATCCTCCCATCATTGTAAACAAGGATAGGAGGATTACATAACGTCTAACCAGCTTTATAGCGCCAATTTCACGAAAACAGGACAATGATCTGACGGGAAACGACCGTACCTGATATCAGTCAATACACCGTATTTTAAAACACTAATGCCATGAGCTACAAATGCGTAGTCGATGCGATTTTCCATGGGTGAGTCTAGATGGAAACCTTGAAACGTACCTTCCGGTCCATAGGGAGGGGTGACTGATAAAGCTCGGGAATCTTTCAGAAATCCATCGTTAAGAATGTAAGCTATCGGCTCGTCCGTAGGTGTAGCATTAAAATCTCCG containing:
- a CDS encoding DUF2027 domain-containing protein, giving the protein MKIGDKVRFLSEVGGGIVKGFQGKDIALIEDADGFDIPMLARECVVIETDDYNLKRRPTQTPPSKQEEVRVSKPEITTRSIEMSGGDSLNVALAFVPGDVKTISNTTFDAYLVNDSNYYMYYTYLSAEGKAWKTRSHGLLEPNTKLLLEEFAKDVLNDMERLSVQLLAFKNDKTFVQKPAVSVELRIDTVKFYKLHTFRESVYFEEPALIYDIVKDDIPLKQVYVSAEELQAALFQKRSIDDKPKSQPLVKHEAKNAVIEVDLHINELLDTTNGMSNTEILNYQLDKFREVMEQYKDKREQKIVFIHGKGDGVLRKAVVDELKHKYTTCRFQDASFQEYGFGATMVTIK
- a CDS encoding elongation factor G, translated to MKVYQTSEIKNIALLGSSGSGKTTLAEALLFEGGIIKRRGTIAAKNTVSDYFPVEQEYGYSVFSTLFHVEWNNRKLNMIDCPGSDDFVGSVVTALNVADSAVLLLNGRYGVEVGTENHFRYTEKLNKPVAFVVNQLDNDKCDYDNILEQLKEAYGSKVVPIQYPIATGPDFNALIDVLLMKKYSWKPEGGTPLIEDIPMEEMDKAMKMHKFLVEAAAENDEELMEKFFEQETLSEDEMREGIRKGLSSRGMFPVFCVCAGRDMGTRRLMEFLGNVVPFVSEMDKVINTDGKEIEPDVNGPTSLYFFKTSVEPHIGEVSYFKVMSGKVKEGDDLLNADRGSKERITQMYVVAGANRTKVEELQAGDIGAAVKLKEVKTGNTLNDKNCNYRFSFIKYPNSRYTRAIKPVNEADVEKMMGILTRMREEDPTWVVEQSKELKQTLVHGQGEFHLRTLKWRLENNDKLQIKFEEPKIPYRETITKAARADYRHKKQSGGAGQFGEVHLIVEPYKEGMPVPDIYKFNGQEFKISVRGTEEIKLEWGGKLIFINSIVGGSIDNRFMPAILKGVMARMEQGPLTGSYARDVRVIVYDGKMHPVDSNEISFMLAGRNAFSEAFKNAGPKILEPIYDVEIFVPSDKMGDVMGELQGRRAMIMGMNSEKSFEKLIAKVPLKEMSSYSTTLSSLTGGRASFIMKFASYELVPADIQDKLIKEFEVKHAEE
- a CDS encoding S-adenosylmethionine:tRNA ribosyltransferase-isomerase, with product MKENPKHIRISEYNYPLPDERIAKFPLPVRDQSKLLIYRQGKVSEDVFTSLPTYLPQGSLLIFNNTKVIQARLHFHKETGALIEVFCLEPIEPSDYALNFQQTGHAAWLCMIGNLKKWKEGNLHKVMNVKGKEIILTASRGECRGTSHWIDFIWNNTKVTFADILEVFGELPIPPYLNRETQESDKETYQTVYSKIKGSVAAPTAGLHFTSRVLNDLKDRGIDSEELTLHVGAGTFKPVKSEEIEGHEMHTEYISVSRTTLQKLIEHKAEAIAVGTTSVRTLESLYYIGTTLAHKPDAQESELHIRQWQPYETDRQSQEKAVPPIEALQCIIRYLDHNNMETLHTSTQIIIAPGYEYKIVKTMITNFHQPQSTLLLLVSAFVKGNWRTIYDYALSHNFRFLSYGDSSLLIP
- the hemW gene encoding radical SAM family heme chaperone HemW, which produces MAGIYLHIPFCKTRCIYCDFYSSTQSNLIKDYISALCRELEMRKEYLQDESIETIYFGGGTPSLLSEKDFHQIFDIIEHTYGLSACKEITLEANPDDLSPEYLETLSHLPFNRISIGIQTFNNATLRLLKRRHNAEQAIRAVEHCRQAGFNNISIDLIYGLPGETEETWQKDLEQAISLNVEHISAYHLTYEKGTPIYNMLQKKQIKEVDEESSIRFFTLLVNNLTAAGYEHYEISNFCLPEKYSRHNTSYWKGIKYLGCGPSAHSFDGETREWNVSSITSYIKGINTNERSYKTEHLDTNTRYNELIITSIRTRWGLSLEQVSLTFGQNYLDYCLSMARKFIENGQLEILNEHLKLTEEGIFISDGIMSELLKVED
- a CDS encoding aminotransferase class IV family protein, coding for MCPFIETIRIEDGVACNLAYHNQRMNQTRADHFVQSTPLDVRDYITLPQHKNQDRIKCRVVYSNSIEEVTYIPYTLRHVNTLQIVYSDTIDYHYKSTDREALNQLFTQKKSQDEILIVKNGLLTDTSIANIALFDGYKWYTPSTPLLKGTQRAFLLDKAMMHEEEIDIEQLFSYKQIALFNAMIPFGEIIIQIDKEHMHF
- a CDS encoding aminodeoxychorismate synthase component I; this translates as MKAYTKEEATERINQLAAAGKEFAFIINYKQDCSYIEEPDNIDPTEWLYNLNGFTNYREAVKPTPSRENILWQSYPNSFSAYQQSFNIVRKNILVGNSFLVNLTCSTPVSTNLNLKEIFYQSKALYKLWLKDRFVCFSPEIFVRISRGQIYAYPMKGTIDATLPKAKEQLMNDVKEAAEHATITDLIRNDLSIVAEQVEVLRYRYVDRLQTNRGSILQTSSEIKGKLPYDYLLYLGNILFKLLPAGSITGAPKLKTIEIIAEAEEHERSFYTGIMGYFDGKSIDSSVMIRFIEQRNNRLFFKSGGGITSQSNVNSEYQEMIQKVYVPIY
- a CDS encoding NUDIX domain-containing protein; translated protein: MNQDNNQELFPIVDEEGNVIGSATRSECHSGSKLLHPVIHLHVFNSKGELYLQKRPAWKDVQPAKWDTSVGGHVDLGESVEIALNREAQEELGISDFVAEKLAHYVFESARERELVFAHKTTYDGPITPSDELDGGRFWSIEEIKAQMGKDVFTPNFEGEIERTHLF